Below is a window of Mycoplasma sp. 2045 DNA.
CAAGTGCTGATGTTGAAGGTGTTAAAAAAGAAATAGAAGAAGTTATCGGTATACCGACTGATAATGCTATTTTGGTGTCTGCAAAAACAGGTCAAGGTGTTCATCAATTGCTTGATGCGATTGTTGAATATATCCCAGCACCTAAAAATGCAGATGATAATAAACCTTTAAAAGCATTGATTTTCGATAGTTACTTTGATCCATATCGTGGAGTTGTTATGTTTATCAGAGTATTCGAAGGTAAGCTTAAAACAGGAGATAAGTTTAAATTTATGTCAAGACACGATGCAGGAAACGAGTATCATGTTATTGACTTAGGTATTAAAAATCCAAATGAAACCAAAAAAGATGAATTAGTTGCAGGAGAAGTTGGATGAGTTTCAGCAGCAATTAGAGATGCAAAAGAAGTTAACGTCGGGGATACAATCACTTTAATTTCTAATCCAACAAAACAAGCTCTTCCAGGTTACAAAAAAATGAAACCTGTTGTGTTTACCGGTTTTTACCCAATCGACACAAAAGATTACATGGATCTTAAGGAAAGTTTAGAAAAAATTTCATTATCAGACTCATCAATCACATGAGAACAAGAAACATCAAAAGCATTAGGATTTGGATTTAGAGTTGGTTTCTTAGGAATGTTGCATATGGAAATTCTTCAAGAGAGACTTGATAGAGAATATAAGGTTGGAATTATTGCAACAAGTCCAAGTGTTGAGTATAAAGTAACTACTACAAAAGGAGAAATTGAATACATTTCTAACCCTACATTGTTTCCTGATAGAACATTTATAGAACAAATCGAAGAACCATATGTTGAAGCAAGTATTTTTGTACCAAATGAATATATTGGTAATGTTATGGAACTTTGTCAAAATAAAAGAGGTATTTATAAAACTTTAGAGACAGTTGACTCTAGAAGAACTAGAATAATTTATGAATTACCATTAGCTGAAACTGTTTTTGATTTCTTTGATAGATTAAAATCTACCACAAAAGGTTATGCATCATTTGAATATGAGTGAATTGGATATAGACCTTCAGATTTAGTGAAAGTAGATATCTTATTAAATGGAGATAAAGTTGATGCATTCTCAATAATTACACATAGAGAAAAAGCATATGAAGCAGCAAGAGAGTTATGTGTAAAACTCAAGGATGCAATACCTAGACAAAACTTCGAAGTACCTGTGCAGGCCACAATTGGTGGAAAAATTATTGCAAGAGAAACAATTAAAGCTTATAGAAAAGATGTTACTGCAAAACTTTATGGTGGGGATGTAACAAGAAGACAAAAATTACTCAAGAAGCAAAAAGAAGGTAAGAAACGTATGAAAAAACTTGGTTCTATTGAAGTTCCACAAGAAGCTTTCTTATCGGTTTTAAAAACAAATATTGACAAATAATTTATTTAACCAGGTTAATACCTGGTTATTTTATTAATCAAGTTTTATAGTTATCTCCATATAAATTTCTAATTGCATCTTTATATGATGATTTTTGATTTTGATATCCTCCATAAATTAAATCATATGGTTCTATGTTGTACAAACCGAAGTTCTCTGAATAATCTAATTCAGGAGATCTTAATAAACAAGATATTGATGCTTTATTTTTAAAATCAACATCATATGTAGCAAACATTAAACCAAGTAATTGATTATTTTGATTAACAACCGGAGATCCTGATGAACCATAATATGGTTGATAATCATTTATTACGAATCCTAAACCATAATTAACAAATTTATTTGCTTTGAAAATTGATTTATTTAGATACTTAAAATTATTTAGATGCTTTATGTATCTAAAGTTCAGCAAAATATCGACAAAACCAGGATAGTTTTTAAAAAAATGAAATTGCTCTGAATGATTTAATTTATTTGAATTATTAAAAGTGAGCTCATTTTCCTTATCATGGTAACCAATTGAATAAAATTCTTGATTTTTCAAATCATTATCAGAAGAGATTGCGTTAATTTTTTCAATATTAATAAATTTCTCTAATCATTCATTGAATGAGATCTTTTTACATCTGACTAAATTTTCGTTTTTATAGTATTCAAAAATCAAATTACTTTTATTATGAAGATTTTTTAAATCAAGTTCCAATATACCAAAGTCGATCATTTCTTCGATATTATCCATATTGTGGATGTAATCTTTAGGACTAGACTTTAGAAAATCTAATGCTAAATATACAATTCTAAAATCACTGGGATTAAAGTTAAAAATTTCTTTAACTTCTTGATTTTTATTCGGATAAAATTTCACTTTCGAAACTTGAACTTGTGAAGTTATAAAACTACTTTCGTCATTTAATAATTGATTATCATTGACAATATTTGAAAATATTGAGTCATCAGAACAATTCTTTCTAAAATTATTTAGAACATGAGCATTTGTGGCAAAATACAATTTTTCAACTTCACCATTATCATCAAGATGATAATCAAATAAACTGATAGTGCCTGAGTGAATCATATATTTTGATTGTGAGTTTACCTTGTTATAAGGGTTATAGTTATGAAACGAAACTTTAAATACATTATCAATCATATCTTGATACTGAGAGTTAAAAATATTAAGATTGATTTGATTGTTTTTATCAAGTTTGATGTTTTCTCAATTCACTTTTGTCGAACCTAGCAAAATTTTGTTATTAATTAATAATGGAACAAAATTACTTAAATATTTCTGATTCAATAGATTATTTGTTGTTTTATAAGAATTTGTATTCTGATTTTTTTCATTAATTTCTTTAGTTAATTGATAGTTATTTGTTTTACATGAAATAGCGAAAAAGCTAAAACTAAAGATCAATTTCATAAAAGTTATTAAATAGACTCCAATTTTTACCATAATTACCTCATTAAAATAGTAATTTTTCCGAAAAATGAACTATTACTGAATTAACTAAAGAAATTGAAAAGATTATTAACCTTTAGTAACTTATCCACATGTTCTGAAGTTTTAAATCATATTTTCCACAAAATGTGAAAAAAACAATTTTTTAGTAATGTTTTTCATTTTTTATTTCATTAAGTAGTAGAATAAAGTTATTAGAGGTATAAAACTTATTTTCAGGAGAATAAAATGAACAAAATTAAAAAAATATTTCAAAAATTGCTTTTGCCTTCATTAATTTCACCAGTCATTATTTGCTCTTCATTAAGTGTAAGTGCAAAACCGAGTTCCGAAGAATTCGAACAAATGGTTCGTGATTTATATGATCATTATATTGAACTTGAAAATATTGAGGAATTTAATAAATTAATGAAATCAGAAGAAAATGAAAGTCCTTATCTCCAATATTTCCAAAAATTGGGTATTGCAGATTCGATAAACAAAGTTAATGAAAACAATCATGAAAAGACAAAAATTGGAATTATTGAATTAGGACTTGTTAATCCTTGATTATTTCTACAAAACGATGAAACATCAGATAATTTAAAATTATATCTTCCTAAATATAGCAAGGAAGAAATTTCAGATAAGAAAGATATGGAATATTTTGTCAAAGATTCAATAGACGTTATATCAAGTGAGTCTTTCAAGAAAATGGAAAATTCAAAACTAACAAGAAATATGTTATGAAAGCTCAATAAAGAAATTTTTTGAGTAAATAATAAAGTAAATTTAAATAATAATTCAGGTACTTTAGGTGAAGTGATACAAAGAGAATCGCTTGAAAATCTTTTTTCATCTCATGCAACAACTGTGGCAAGTATAATGAGTGGTCATTTAGGTATATTAAAAAATGCAGAAATTCATTCAGCTTCAATTAATATGTTTAATCCTTTCTCTTTAGGAGAGAAAACATTTTTGACATATTATGATCATAAAACAGATGATACGAAAATAATAAATCAGTCACTTGGTCGTACTCCTGATTACTTCCGAATAAGAACTCTGGATTCCATTCTAAGAAAAATGTTATCTAACAATGTTAAATTAATAAATATGAGTTTTGGAGGATCCACAATCTTCGAAGAAGGAGTTGGAAAAAATGTTTGAAATCATTTAAACAAAGTAAGTTCCAGATTTGAAAAAATTAAAGCTGAATACAATATTAAAAATTTTGATGAATTATACATGTATCTGATAAGGAAAGGTGTTTGAAATGACAAGTTAGAACAAGAAGATCTGGAAATGTTTTTAGAAATAAAACACATAATTTTATGATACTTATATACTAACGAGCGTTTAAACACTAAAGAAAATATTCAAAAAGCTTTACAAATGGGATATAGTAATTTTTGCAATT
It encodes the following:
- the lepA gene encoding translation elongation factor 4, translating into MEKSKIRNFSIIAHIDHGKSTLADRILEYTNTVDTRELTAQFLDSMDLEKERGITIKLNAVQIKYKDYIFHLIDTPGHVDFNYEVSRSLAASEGALLLVDATQGIEAQTLANVYLAIENNLEILPVINKIDLPSADVEGVKKEIEEVIGIPTDNAILVSAKTGQGVHQLLDAIVEYIPAPKNADDNKPLKALIFDSYFDPYRGVVMFIRVFEGKLKTGDKFKFMSRHDAGNEYHVIDLGIKNPNETKKDELVAGEVGWVSAAIRDAKEVNVGDTITLISNPTKQALPGYKKMKPVVFTGFYPIDTKDYMDLKESLEKISLSDSSITWEQETSKALGFGFRVGFLGMLHMEILQERLDREYKVGIIATSPSVEYKVTTTKGEIEYISNPTLFPDRTFIEQIEEPYVEASIFVPNEYIGNVMELCQNKRGIYKTLETVDSRRTRIIYELPLAETVFDFFDRLKSTTKGYASFEYEWIGYRPSDLVKVDILLNGDKVDAFSIITHREKAYEAARELCVKLKDAIPRQNFEVPVQATIGGKIIARETIKAYRKDVTAKLYGGDVTRRQKLLKKQKEGKKRMKKLGSIEVPQEAFLSVLKTNIDK
- a CDS encoding MIP family Ig-specific serine endopeptidase, whose product is MKLIFSFSFFAISCKTNNYQLTKEINEKNQNTNSYKTTNNLLNQKYLSNFVPLLINNKILLGSTKVNWENIKLDKNNQINLNIFNSQYQDMIDNVFKVSFHNYNPYNKVNSQSKYMIHSGTISLFDYHLDDNGEVEKLYFATNAHVLNNFRKNCSDDSIFSNIVNDNQLLNDESSFITSQVQVSKVKFYPNKNQEVKEIFNFNPSDFRIVYLALDFLKSSPKDYIHNMDNIEEMIDFGILELDLKNLHNKSNLIFEYYKNENLVRCKKISFNEWLEKFINIEKINAISSDNDLKNQEFYSIGYHDKENELTFNNSNKLNHSEQFHFFKNYPGFVDILLNFRYIKHLNNFKYLNKSIFKANKFVNYGLGFVINDYQPYYGSSGSPVVNQNNQLLGLMFATYDVDFKNKASISCLLRSPELDYSENFGLYNIEPYDLIYGGYQNQKSSYKDAIRNLYGDNYKTWLIK